The following coding sequences lie in one Deltaproteobacteria bacterium genomic window:
- the pheA gene encoding prephenate dehydratase, with protein sequence MTQDRLKELRVEIDAIDDRILELLNRRAKAAIEVGSIKKERNLKFYVPEREVEILRRLTAVNEGPFPNDGLKAIYREIISASLSLEKPLSVAFLGPQATFTHLACLKHFGESAEYVPQINLSAVFDAVDRNAADFGVVPIENSSEGIVSNTLDMFVDYNLLICGEILVEVAHDLLNVTGDIDHVRKVYSHPHAIAQCRGWLERNLREVPVFDVESTARAAELAADDPAAAAIAGEAAGKIYGLQAIRKRIQDNTNNFTRFIILGKHASVPTGDDKTSILFSGRDEVGALYLMLQPFATHNVNLTKIESRPVKTKAWEYLFFLDMSGHLTDPPVAKALEDLKLRAQFIKILGSYPRAV encoded by the coding sequence TTGACGCAGGACCGTCTGAAGGAGCTCCGCGTCGAAATCGACGCCATCGACGACCGGATCCTCGAGCTGCTCAACCGCCGGGCGAAGGCGGCCATCGAGGTCGGGTCGATCAAGAAGGAGCGCAACCTCAAGTTCTACGTCCCCGAGCGGGAAGTGGAGATCCTCCGGCGCCTGACCGCCGTGAACGAAGGGCCGTTCCCCAACGACGGATTGAAGGCGATCTACCGGGAGATCATCTCCGCGTCCCTCTCCCTCGAAAAGCCGCTTTCCGTGGCGTTCCTGGGCCCCCAGGCCACCTTCACCCACCTCGCGTGCCTGAAGCATTTCGGCGAGAGCGCCGAGTACGTTCCCCAGATCAACCTCTCCGCGGTGTTCGACGCGGTCGACCGGAACGCGGCCGACTTCGGGGTGGTGCCGATCGAGAACAGCAGCGAGGGGATCGTCAGCAACACCCTCGACATGTTCGTCGATTACAACCTGCTGATCTGCGGGGAGATCCTCGTCGAGGTGGCGCACGACCTCCTGAACGTCACGGGCGACATCGACCACGTGAGGAAGGTCTACTCCCATCCGCACGCCATCGCCCAGTGCCGCGGCTGGCTCGAGCGGAACCTTCGCGAGGTCCCCGTCTTCGACGTCGAGAGCACGGCGCGCGCGGCGGAGCTCGCGGCGGACGACCCGGCGGCGGCGGCGATCGCGGGGGAGGCGGCGGGCAAGATCTACGGGCTGCAGGCGATCCGGAAGCGGATCCAGGACAACACGAACAACTTCACCCGGTTCATCATCCTCGGGAAGCACGCGTCCGTCCCCACGGGGGACGACAAGACCTCGATCCTCTTCTCCGGCCGGGACGAGGTCGGGGCGCTCTACCTGATGCTGCAGCCGTTCGCGACGCACAACGTGAACCTGACCAAGATCGAGTCGCGCCCCGTCAAGACGAAGGCGTGGGAGTACCTCTTCTTCCTCGACATGTCGGGCCACCTCACCGACCCGCCGGTCGCGAAGGCGCTCGAGGACCTCAAGCTGCGGGCCCAGTTCATCAAGATCCTCGGCTCCTACCCCCGGGCCGTATAA
- a CDS encoding acetyl-CoA carboxylase carboxyltransferase subunit alpha, which produces MILQYLDFERPIVDLENRLEQLKRLDDGTDKGVKEEIGKLERKIGKIRKEVFSNLTRWQVTQLARHPNRPYLLDYVNLCFKNFVELHGDRAFRDDPPLVCGFAELEGQRVVLIGQQKGRNTNEKIQRNFGMANPEGYRKALRVMKMAEKFRLPVITFIDTPGAFPGIGAEERGQSEAIARNLLEMSHLKTPIVVAVIGEGGSGGALAIGVGDEILMMEYSIYSVISPEGCASILWRDTAKAEVAAEMMKITAPDLKKFGVIDRIIPEPLGGAHRDHKAAGDALKAALLEALTPLLSLPIPQLLERRYRKFREMGAMKRKAGGAA; this is translated from the coding sequence ATGATCCTCCAATACCTCGATTTCGAGCGGCCGATCGTCGACCTTGAAAATCGCCTCGAGCAGCTGAAACGCCTCGACGACGGGACGGACAAGGGCGTCAAGGAAGAGATCGGGAAGCTGGAGCGGAAGATCGGGAAGATCCGCAAGGAGGTCTTCTCCAACCTCACGCGCTGGCAGGTCACCCAGCTCGCCCGCCACCCGAACCGGCCGTACCTGCTCGACTACGTCAACCTCTGCTTCAAGAATTTCGTCGAACTGCACGGGGACCGGGCGTTTCGCGACGATCCTCCCCTGGTGTGCGGTTTCGCCGAGCTCGAGGGGCAGCGGGTCGTCCTCATCGGACAGCAGAAGGGGCGCAACACCAACGAGAAAATCCAGCGCAACTTCGGCATGGCGAATCCGGAGGGGTACCGCAAGGCCCTCCGCGTCATGAAGATGGCGGAGAAGTTCCGCCTGCCCGTCATCACCTTCATCGATACCCCGGGGGCCTTCCCCGGGATCGGCGCCGAGGAGCGCGGCCAGTCCGAGGCGATCGCACGCAACCTCCTGGAGATGTCCCACCTGAAAACCCCGATCGTCGTGGCCGTCATCGGCGAGGGGGGGAGCGGCGGGGCGCTGGCCATCGGCGTGGGGGACGAGATCCTGATGATGGAATATTCCATCTACTCCGTCATCTCCCCCGAGGGGTGCGCCTCGATCCTCTGGCGCGACACGGCCAAGGCCGAGGTGGCGGCGGAGATGATGAAGATCACGGCCCCGGACCTGAAGAAGTTCGGGGTCATCGACCGGATCATCCCGGAGCCGTTGGGTGGCGCGCACCGCGACCACAAGGCGGCCGGCGACGCGTTGAAGGCGGCGCTGCTGGAGGCGCTCACTCCGCTCCTGTCCCTGCCGATCCCCCAGCTCCTCGAGCGGCGCTACCGGAAGTTCCGGGAGATGGGGGCGATGAAGCGGAAGGCCGGGGGGGCGGCTTGA
- the miaA gene encoding tRNA (adenosine(37)-N6)-dimethylallyltransferase MiaA → MTADRIVVLSGPTASGKSALALALAREFPVEIVNADSLQVYRHFDIGTAKPTVTERAEVPHHLIDVADPDEPYDAGRYVREAERAIGEIRARGKVPMVVGGTGMYIRALLRGLDPLPSDPRVREELSRRWEAEGGAALHATLARIDPETSAKVHPSDRYRVLRALEIAAVAGIPPSRARAAWSTAEARHGCLFLALWPDRETLYRRIDARTEEMFRRGLAEEVRGLLARGFDRSLKPMMALGYRHAAAHLLDGVALPETIAAVKRDTRRYAKRQVTWLSPEPNLVHIVPGEASRPPSEVVRMYLS, encoded by the coding sequence ATGACCGCCGACCGGATCGTCGTCCTCTCCGGCCCGACGGCCTCGGGGAAATCGGCTCTGGCCCTGGCCCTGGCGCGCGAATTCCCCGTGGAGATCGTCAACGCCGATTCCCTCCAGGTGTACCGGCACTTCGACATCGGCACCGCGAAGCCCACCGTGACGGAGCGGGCCGAGGTCCCCCATCACCTGATCGACGTGGCGGATCCCGACGAGCCGTACGACGCCGGGAGGTACGTCCGGGAGGCGGAGCGGGCGATCGGGGAGATCCGCGCCCGGGGAAAGGTGCCGATGGTGGTCGGCGGGACGGGGATGTACATCCGCGCGCTGCTGCGGGGGCTGGACCCTCTCCCCTCGGACCCGCGCGTCCGGGAGGAGCTCTCAAGGCGTTGGGAAGCCGAGGGGGGGGCGGCGCTCCACGCTACGCTTGCGCGCATCGACCCCGAAACGTCCGCGAAGGTGCATCCCTCCGACCGGTACCGGGTCCTGCGCGCGCTAGAGATCGCCGCGGTCGCCGGAATCCCCCCCAGCCGGGCGCGTGCGGCCTGGAGCACCGCGGAGGCGCGGCATGGGTGCCTGTTCCTTGCCCTTTGGCCGGACCGGGAGACGCTGTACCGCAGGATCGATGCCCGGACGGAGGAGATGTTCCGGCGAGGGTTGGCGGAAGAGGTCCGTGGACTGCTCGCCAGGGGGTTCGACCGGTCGCTTAAGCCGATGATGGCCCTCGGGTATCGCCACGCGGCGGCACATCTCCTGGACGGCGTCGCGCTTCCCGAAACGATCGCGGCGGTGAAACGGGACACCCGGCGGTACGCCAAACGGCAGGTGACCTGGCTCTCCCCGGAACCGAATCTCGTTCATATTGTCCCGGGCGAGGCGTCCCGTCCCCCCTCGGAAGTTGTCAGAATGTACTTGTCCTGA